A window of the Gordonia humi genome harbors these coding sequences:
- a CDS encoding MazG family protein yields MTVVLLDPSRPDMVPAGAVGLLASTVAVTEEVHPNLLWQLPDYVLVGGDEQHLDVLVTSDTRHPAVRARLDAGERVVQGDPVRGAQILHAVDLMDRLRRMGPWEQRQTHDSLRRYLLEEVYELLDAIDHGTKDDLKSELGDLLLQVLFHSRIAADALDGFDIDDVAQSFVDKVSYRTPGVLGGEHADLERQINEWEAAKAAEREAQRGSVLDGIVTTQPALALTQKIFERLAGADFPIAALSPSLYSVSVPFRKHATVSVEDDVRTRAMALMDQVRAAESAARADGVWPTDENTWRKYLGMDYDDDAVDEDVDAGEDTVDDEWVSDDVDDSDDEAEYEDVAVDADPIASGKKSKKRVKGVKVRKSVPGMVVVEKWSAEGE; encoded by the coding sequence ATGACCGTTGTCCTGCTTGATCCGTCTCGGCCCGACATGGTGCCCGCGGGGGCGGTGGGACTGCTGGCGTCGACGGTCGCCGTGACCGAAGAGGTTCACCCGAATCTGTTGTGGCAGTTGCCCGATTACGTTCTTGTGGGCGGGGACGAGCAGCACCTGGACGTACTCGTCACGTCCGACACTCGGCATCCCGCGGTGCGTGCGCGCCTCGACGCCGGTGAACGCGTGGTCCAGGGCGACCCGGTCCGCGGCGCTCAGATTCTTCACGCCGTCGATCTGATGGACCGTCTGCGTCGCATGGGGCCGTGGGAGCAGCGGCAGACGCACGATTCGCTGCGCCGCTATCTCCTGGAAGAGGTCTACGAACTGCTCGACGCGATTGACCACGGCACCAAGGACGATCTGAAGTCCGAACTCGGAGACCTGCTGTTGCAGGTCTTGTTCCATTCGCGGATCGCGGCGGATGCGCTCGACGGGTTCGACATCGACGACGTGGCACAGAGTTTCGTCGACAAGGTGTCGTACCGGACGCCCGGCGTCCTCGGTGGCGAGCATGCTGACCTGGAGCGGCAGATCAACGAGTGGGAGGCTGCCAAAGCCGCCGAACGCGAAGCGCAGCGGGGGAGCGTGCTCGACGGCATCGTCACCACGCAGCCCGCACTCGCGCTGACGCAGAAGATCTTCGAGCGACTGGCCGGTGCCGATTTCCCGATCGCCGCGCTCAGTCCGTCGCTGTACTCGGTGTCGGTTCCGTTCCGAAAGCATGCGACGGTCAGCGTCGAGGACGATGTCCGCACTCGCGCGATGGCTTTGATGGATCAGGTCCGCGCCGCGGAATCGGCCGCACGCGCAGACGGTGTCTGGCCGACCGATGAGAACACCTGGCGCAAGTATCTCGGCATGGATTACGACGACGATGCGGTCGACGAAGACGTCGACGCAGGCGAGGACACCGTCGACGACGAGTGGGTGTCGGACGACGTCGACGATTCCGATGACGAGGCCGAGTACGAGGACGTCGCCGTCGACGCCGACCCGATCGCCTCCGGGAAGAAGTCGAAGAAGCGGGTCAAGGGCGTCAAGGTCAGGAAGAGCGTTCCGGGGATGGTCGTGGTGGAGAAGTGGAGTGCGGAGGGGGAGTGA
- a CDS encoding HNH endonuclease: MRERGRLACETCGFDFHEKYGGLGAGYAHIHHIVPLHVTNEVLNTTEDLIVLCANCHAMIHRRRPWKTPKELMEAIDAASQSGAVLSRS, translated from the coding sequence ATGCGCGAACGCGGCCGCCTCGCCTGCGAAACGTGTGGATTCGACTTTCACGAGAAGTACGGCGGCCTCGGCGCGGGATACGCCCATATCCATCACATAGTGCCGCTGCACGTCACGAACGAGGTTCTTAACACGACCGAAGACCTGATTGTCCTCTGCGCGAACTGCCATGCGATGATCCACCGGCGACGACCGTGGAAGACGCCGAAAGAACTCATGGAAGCGATCGATGCGGCCAGTCAAAGCGGCGCAGTCTTGTCCCGGTCGTAA
- a CDS encoding pyridoxamine 5'-phosphate oxidase family protein — MPELTSAQADEFLRGLHVGVLAIERKSNPPLAVPIWYDVDDAGNVVIGMGVDSLKGKLLRRAGRATFTVQREEPPYEYVSVEGSVTFGDPDRSVTERMAKRYLGDESGTAFMAGWSADGAMLVTLATEKVRSFVFTE; from the coding sequence ATGCCGGAATTGACCTCAGCCCAAGCCGACGAGTTCCTCCGAGGACTTCACGTGGGAGTCCTCGCGATCGAAAGGAAGTCGAATCCGCCCCTCGCGGTGCCGATCTGGTACGACGTCGACGATGCAGGCAACGTCGTCATCGGAATGGGCGTCGACTCGCTGAAGGGAAAACTGCTCCGTCGTGCCGGCCGGGCGACGTTCACTGTTCAACGCGAGGAGCCGCCGTACGAATACGTGAGTGTGGAGGGATCGGTGACCTTCGGCGATCCCGACAGGTCGGTGACCGAACGCATGGCGAAGCGCTACCTCGGCGACGAGAGTGGCACCGCGTTCATGGCGGGCTGGTCGGCTGACGGTGCGATGCTGGTGACGCTCGCGACCGAGAAGGTGAGGTCGTTCGTGTTCACCGAGTGA
- the efeB gene encoding iron uptake transporter deferrochelatase/peroxidase subunit, whose amino-acid sequence MSEESSTSFSRRAVLGAAGAGLVVGGAAGVTGGYFAGSSSDDGSGDQTVAFRGDHQAGITTEAQDRLHFAAFDVVTDSRDELVDMLKKWTDAADRMTRGLETVDDGALGLGDYTPPADTGEALGLSPAHLTLTIGFGPGLFGPSASDPNRKDRFGIAARKPAALADLPMFAQEKIEPGRSYGDICIQACADDPQVAVHAIRNLARIGVGVVSVRWSQLGFGRTSSTTRGQDTPRNMFGFKDGTANIRAEDTGVLDEHVWVAEGDNPPAAQWMTGGTYLVARRIRMDIEPWDRQNLKEQETVIGRTKGEGAPIGKESEFDEPDFNMTTYGAPMIARTAHVRLAHPDQNNGVQILRRGYNFTDGSDGFGHLDAGLFFIAFNRDSFKQFVPMQQTLSRKDALTEYLIPNGSAIFAVPPGVKDGEWWGQRLFA is encoded by the coding sequence ATGAGCGAGGAGAGTTCCACGTCGTTCTCGCGCCGCGCCGTCCTCGGGGCGGCCGGTGCGGGACTCGTCGTCGGCGGCGCCGCCGGTGTCACCGGCGGCTACTTCGCCGGGTCGTCGTCCGACGACGGCTCCGGCGATCAGACTGTCGCGTTCCGCGGCGATCACCAGGCCGGGATCACCACCGAAGCGCAGGACAGGCTGCATTTCGCGGCGTTCGACGTCGTCACCGACTCGCGTGACGAACTGGTCGACATGCTCAAGAAGTGGACCGATGCCGCGGATCGGATGACCCGCGGTCTCGAGACCGTCGACGACGGCGCTCTGGGTCTGGGCGACTACACGCCGCCCGCCGACACCGGTGAAGCACTGGGACTCTCCCCCGCTCATCTCACCCTGACCATCGGCTTCGGTCCGGGCCTGTTCGGACCGAGCGCATCGGACCCGAACCGGAAGGACCGTTTCGGCATCGCCGCACGCAAGCCCGCGGCGCTGGCCGATCTGCCGATGTTCGCACAGGAGAAGATCGAACCGGGCCGCTCGTACGGGGACATCTGCATTCAGGCATGCGCGGACGATCCGCAGGTCGCCGTGCATGCGATCCGCAACCTGGCGCGTATCGGCGTCGGCGTCGTGTCGGTCCGCTGGTCGCAGCTGGGATTCGGCCGGACGTCGTCGACCACGCGCGGCCAGGACACCCCCCGCAACATGTTCGGATTCAAAGACGGCACGGCCAACATCCGCGCCGAGGACACCGGTGTGCTCGACGAGCACGTCTGGGTCGCCGAGGGCGACAATCCGCCTGCCGCGCAGTGGATGACCGGCGGCACGTACCTGGTGGCCCGCCGTATTCGGATGGACATCGAGCCGTGGGACCGCCAGAACTTGAAGGAGCAGGAGACTGTCATCGGTCGCACCAAGGGTGAGGGCGCGCCGATCGGCAAGGAGTCGGAGTTCGACGAGCCCGATTTCAATATGACGACGTACGGCGCCCCGATGATCGCCCGCACCGCGCATGTCCGCCTGGCTCATCCGGACCAGAACAACGGCGTCCAGATCCTGCGACGCGGCTACAACTTCACCGACGGCTCCGACGGCTTCGGACACCTCGACGCCGGCCTGTTCTTCATCGCGTTCAACCGCGACAGCTTCAAGCAGTTCGTCCCGATGCAGCAGACCCTCTCCCGCAAGGACGCGCTGACCGAGTACCTGATCCCCAACGGTTCCGCGATCTTCGCCGTCCCCCCGGGTGTGAAGGACGGCGAATGGTGGGGTCAGCGACTGTTCGCCTGA
- the efeO gene encoding iron uptake system protein EfeO, translated as MAPLSLLRGLRTATIIGLAAATPIALAACESKSDGEGAIKVTSSNDACDLDSTDLQTGQVDFAVTNSGSKVTEFYVYGNNNRVLGEVENIGPGLTGKLGVEIVEPGTYTVACKPGMVGQGIRKEVKVTGEKKEKSEAPADVEAAKARYLDYVRGQVDGLVAQLETFTGAVKSGDLDAARGQFGQVRTFYERIEPVAESFPDLDPKIDMRWDDTEDGKVEFTGFHRIERFLWPPKADEIGDAPGQVSPADAAQAKTADTKEAIAKIADGLLTDAKTLQTEVNKPDFEFETQSFVQGPQALVDEIAATKVGGEEDRYSHTDLFDFAANIDGAETLIAEMQPMISKASPELMDKITAQFEAVRTGIDALREGDGYKSYDQVDEATRKSLSDKIDALSASLSQVPGIVLNK; from the coding sequence ATGGCCCCCTTGTCTCTGCTTCGCGGTCTTCGCACCGCGACGATCATCGGTCTGGCGGCTGCCACACCGATCGCGCTCGCCGCGTGTGAATCGAAGTCCGACGGCGAGGGCGCCATCAAGGTGACCTCGTCGAACGACGCCTGCGATCTGGACTCCACCGATCTGCAGACCGGGCAGGTCGATTTCGCCGTCACCAACTCGGGGTCGAAAGTCACCGAATTCTACGTGTACGGCAACAACAATCGAGTCCTCGGCGAGGTCGAGAACATCGGTCCCGGCCTCACCGGAAAGCTGGGCGTGGAGATCGTCGAGCCGGGTACGTACACCGTCGCCTGCAAGCCGGGCATGGTCGGCCAGGGCATCCGCAAGGAGGTCAAGGTGACCGGCGAGAAGAAGGAGAAGAGCGAGGCTCCGGCCGACGTCGAGGCCGCGAAGGCGCGCTACCTCGACTACGTGCGCGGCCAGGTGGACGGTCTCGTCGCTCAGTTGGAGACGTTCACCGGCGCCGTGAAGTCGGGTGACCTCGATGCCGCACGCGGCCAGTTCGGTCAGGTCCGCACCTTCTACGAGCGGATCGAGCCGGTCGCCGAGAGCTTCCCGGATCTGGATCCGAAGATCGACATGCGGTGGGACGACACCGAGGACGGCAAGGTCGAGTTCACCGGCTTCCACCGCATCGAACGCTTCCTGTGGCCGCCGAAGGCCGACGAGATCGGCGATGCTCCCGGACAGGTCTCGCCGGCCGATGCCGCGCAGGCCAAGACCGCGGACACGAAGGAAGCGATCGCGAAGATCGCCGACGGACTGCTCACCGATGCGAAGACACTGCAGACCGAGGTCAACAAGCCCGACTTCGAGTTCGAGACCCAGTCGTTCGTGCAGGGTCCGCAGGCTCTGGTCGACGAGATCGCTGCGACCAAGGTCGGCGGCGAAGAGGATCGCTACAGTCACACCGACCTGTTCGATTTCGCCGCCAACATCGATGGCGCCGAGACCCTCATCGCCGAGATGCAGCCGATGATCTCCAAGGCCAGCCCGGAACTGATGGACAAGATCACCGCTCAGTTCGAGGCCGTGCGCACGGGCATCGACGCCCTGCGTGAGGGCGACGGTTACAAGTCGTACGACCAGGTCGACGAGGCGACACGAAAGAGCCTGTCGGACAAGATCGATGCACTGTCGGCGAGCCTGTCGCAGGTTCCCGGGATCGTTCTGAACAAGTAA
- the efeU gene encoding iron uptake transporter permease EfeU, whose protein sequence is MSTITAEGAPSIATQMFGSGLIGVREGLETGIVVMILIAFAVKSGRRDAVKWIWLGVLAAVVMMVGTFLIIQFGTSTMSSLAAELIAGIASLVAVVIVTFMVLWMRKASASISGELKSGLTTAMSAGGAAVTGLAFLAVGREGFETALLMVGYAESSSNGPWPLLGLLAGIVVAIGLTFLLYKGAIKINFNRFFFYTGLFLIVVAAGIASYGVRALQVYGWLPGLHDIAFDITSWYDQSAWYGEVLQGIFNFRPEPTVLQVSVWAGYIVIVGTAFVLRGTKPKSAASTPSASAPAAS, encoded by the coding sequence ATATCGACCATCACCGCAGAGGGTGCTCCGTCCATCGCCACCCAGATGTTCGGGAGCGGGCTCATCGGTGTGCGCGAGGGTCTCGAGACCGGGATCGTCGTGATGATCTTGATCGCGTTCGCGGTCAAGTCCGGTCGTCGCGACGCCGTCAAATGGATCTGGCTGGGCGTGCTCGCCGCCGTGGTGATGATGGTGGGCACGTTCCTCATCATCCAGTTCGGCACGTCGACGATGTCGTCGTTGGCGGCCGAGTTGATCGCGGGTATCGCGTCGCTGGTCGCCGTGGTGATCGTGACGTTCATGGTGTTGTGGATGCGGAAGGCCTCGGCGAGCATCTCCGGCGAGCTCAAGTCGGGTCTGACCACTGCGATGAGCGCGGGCGGGGCCGCGGTCACCGGGTTGGCGTTCCTGGCGGTCGGACGTGAGGGTTTCGAGACGGCGCTGCTGATGGTCGGTTACGCCGAGAGCAGTTCCAATGGTCCGTGGCCTCTGCTCGGACTGCTCGCAGGCATCGTCGTCGCCATCGGTCTCACGTTCCTGCTGTACAAGGGTGCGATCAAGATCAACTTCAACCGGTTCTTCTTCTACACCGGACTGTTCCTGATCGTCGTAGCCGCCGGTATCGCGTCGTACGGCGTGCGGGCGTTGCAGGTGTACGGCTGGCTGCCGGGTCTGCACGACATCGCCTTCGACATCACTTCGTGGTACGACCAGAGCGCTTGGTACGGCGAAGTGCTGCAGGGAATCTTCAACTTCCGGCCGGAGCCGACGGTGCTGCAGGTGTCGGTGTGGGCCGGCTACATCGTGATCGTCGGCACCGCATTCGTTCTACGCGGGACCAAGCCCAAATCGGCCGCATCCACGCCGTCGGCCTCTGCGCCCGCCGCTTCGTGA
- a CDS encoding alpha/beta hydrolase family protein, which translates to MRQILAAVTATALLLTASCSSGSDDDAAVAADPGKAAADFDKVKASTNVDATRYLYPTTTGGRDDDQNWGDLFLPPGEHEEDSVPLVILIHGGAWKSEIGADVFVTFARRLAERGLAVYNVEYRRVGAGGGWPTTFADVAAAIDFIPKVDAANPEIDTDNVVVAGHSAGGQLAMWVGTRHKLDDDEVGSHPAIRPNHVISLAGPLDMREAVERGDDNIVGVLGGTPTKYPQRYEQVDPIQNIDPEIPTVAMNGDKDRIVPAVLGENYVRAAKKAGAPSTFVMVPGGTHTSIVDSRSDQFIGVLEIISRAAYSDRRA; encoded by the coding sequence ATGCGCCAGATCCTCGCCGCGGTCACAGCCACCGCCCTGCTCCTGACCGCCTCGTGTTCATCCGGTTCGGACGACGACGCCGCGGTCGCCGCGGATCCGGGCAAGGCGGCCGCCGACTTCGACAAGGTCAAGGCCTCGACGAACGTCGATGCGACCCGCTACCTGTACCCGACCACCACCGGCGGCCGCGACGACGATCAGAACTGGGGCGACCTGTTCCTGCCGCCGGGCGAGCACGAGGAGGACTCGGTTCCGCTGGTGATCTTGATCCACGGCGGCGCGTGGAAGTCGGAGATCGGAGCGGACGTGTTCGTGACGTTCGCGCGCCGGCTGGCCGAACGGGGCCTCGCCGTCTACAACGTCGAGTACCGGCGCGTCGGCGCGGGCGGCGGGTGGCCGACGACGTTCGCCGACGTCGCCGCGGCCATCGACTTCATTCCCAAGGTCGACGCCGCCAATCCCGAGATCGACACCGACAACGTCGTCGTCGCCGGGCATTCCGCGGGCGGACAGCTCGCGATGTGGGTGGGCACCCGCCACAAGCTCGACGACGACGAGGTCGGCTCGCATCCCGCGATCCGGCCGAACCATGTGATCTCGTTGGCCGGGCCGTTGGACATGCGCGAAGCCGTCGAGCGCGGCGACGACAACATCGTCGGCGTGCTGGGTGGGACGCCGACGAAGTATCCGCAACGCTACGAGCAGGTCGATCCGATCCAGAACATCGATCCCGAGATCCCGACTGTCGCGATGAACGGCGACAAGGACAGGATCGTCCCCGCAGTCCTGGGCGAGAACTACGTGCGCGCGGCGAAGAAGGCCGGTGCACCGTCGACGTTCGTCATGGTCCCCGGCGGAACGCACACGTCCATCGTCGACAGTCGGAGCGACCAGTTCATCGGCGTACTCGAGATCATCAGCCGCGCCGCGTACAGCGACAGACGCGCCTGA
- a CDS encoding ABC transporter substrate-binding protein, whose amino-acid sequence MRIRLPSAVIAVCAVLVLGTAACSSDDESDSASSATSIPVDELNAHLPSTIRDSHTLRVVTHTPFAPMEFWRDGRLVGFDVDVMTRVAKLLGVGVDLRDVSFPDLLPSVVGGSSDVAVAGLSDTAAREEQVDMVTYLRAGTLWARKTGADIGPHDACGRRVGAQTGTVQLTVELPAKSQACETTGEKPLEIVGFASEIEAIDALKRGDVDAVSADSPVSAYAVETSHGELETTGGAFDTRPYGFAVSQRSELGPVLREAVQHLIDSGELKEIAGRWGLERGVINKSVVNSAIK is encoded by the coding sequence ATGCGGATCCGACTGCCCTCGGCGGTGATCGCAGTGTGTGCGGTGCTCGTTCTCGGGACCGCCGCCTGCTCGTCCGACGACGAGTCCGACTCGGCGTCGTCTGCGACGTCCATCCCGGTCGACGAGCTGAACGCGCATCTGCCGTCCACGATCCGCGACTCGCACACGTTGCGTGTGGTGACTCATACGCCGTTCGCACCGATGGAGTTCTGGCGCGACGGCCGACTGGTCGGGTTCGATGTCGACGTGATGACTCGGGTCGCGAAACTGCTGGGCGTGGGAGTCGACCTCCGCGACGTCTCGTTCCCGGATCTGCTGCCGTCGGTCGTCGGCGGGTCCTCCGATGTGGCCGTGGCGGGATTGTCGGACACCGCCGCGCGCGAGGAGCAGGTCGACATGGTCACCTACCTGCGCGCGGGCACCCTGTGGGCGAGGAAGACGGGTGCCGACATCGGACCGCACGATGCGTGCGGGCGCCGCGTCGGCGCTCAGACCGGGACCGTCCAGTTGACGGTGGAGCTGCCGGCCAAGAGCCAGGCGTGCGAGACGACCGGCGAGAAGCCGCTGGAGATCGTCGGTTTCGCTTCCGAGATCGAGGCGATCGACGCGCTCAAGCGCGGCGACGTCGACGCGGTGTCGGCGGACTCGCCGGTCAGCGCCTACGCGGTCGAGACCTCGCACGGCGAGCTGGAGACCACCGGCGGAGCCTTCGACACCCGCCCGTACGGGTTCGCCGTCTCGCAGAGGTCCGAGCTCGGTCCAGTCCTGCGGGAGGCGGTGCAACATCTGATCGACTCCGGTGAGCTCAAGGAGATCGCCGGGCGCTGGGGACTCGAACGCGGTGTGATCAACAAGTCCGTCGTCAACTCGGCGATCAAGTGA